CTCCAATCTGCTCCAACATTGAGCAGAAGGCAAGTTGTTGCTTTTTTGGGTCTTTTTGAGAGTTTCCGTGGGCACAATCGATCATAAGGCGGGAGTTGAGTCCATAGAGGCGTTGTTTGTGGATTGCTTCTGAAATTGCTAGGTGGTCATAGTTAGGGGCATTTTGAGAGCCTCTCAAAACAAGGTGAGTATGAGGGTTTCCTGAAGTTTTTAGAGAACAAATTTGTCCTTTAGCATTAATTCCTACGGAGGCTTGTGGGTGGCGCGCTGCAAGGGCTCCGCATATTGCATTATCAAGATTGCCATCGGTTTCATTTTTAAAGCCCATTGGCATGGGAAGGTGAGACGCCATTTGACGATGGATCTGAGAAGTAGAGGTTCGAGCCCCAATCACCCCCCATGTCACCAAATCTTCATTATAGGGGGTTAAGGCGGGATCGAGAAATTCTGTAGCGATGGGGATCTCCATCTCAGTGAGCTTCAAAAGAAGTTCTCGGGATGCAAAAAGTCCTTTTTCTATTTCATAGCTTCCATCAAGAAGAGGGTCATAAAGGAAGCCTTTCCATCCAAACTGCGTCCGGGGTTTTTCTAAGAAGACCCGCATAATGAGAAAAATGCGTTCATTTACTTTATTTGAAAGCTCTTTAAATCGGGTGGCGTATTCGATTGCGATATCGACATCGTGTATCGAGCAAGGACCCGCAATGACAATCAGACGATCGTCCTCCCCACTAATGATATGTTCCGCAGTGCGACGAAGCTCAGATACACTCCTTTTTCCCTTTGTATCCAAAGGAAGGCTTGAATGAATGGTTTCAGGAGTTGGAAGGGGTGTTAAAAATGACATTATTCTTTCCTAGTAAACTTCAAGGCTAGCATAATATAAATATTATGGATAGCATTCGTCGAAAACTTTTGTTTCTTTTAGGAGGGGTTGCGCTCCTCTTCTTTTTTGCTATCGGGAGTCTATGGTTGAATAGAGAAATGAAAGGGGGAATCGTTATCGGTGGAAAAGAAAGGAGAAACCGTATATAATGTTGCTGAGACTTTTTTAAGAATATACCGATAATTCCATGGAAAAATTGCAACGTATTATTGATATCCTCAATGACTGGATTTGGGGTCCCCCTCTATTAGTTCTGCTAGTTCTTGCAGGGATCTATTTGACGATTCGCACTCGAGCTCTTCAGTTTCGTTATCTTATTTATGCCCATAAGCTGGCATTTAGTCGCCACGATGACGATGCACAAGGTGATATTAGTCATTTTCAAGCTCTGATGACGGCCTTAGCAGCCACCATTGGCATTGGTAGCATTACAGGTGTCGCTACAGCGATTGCAATTGGCGGAATGGGGGCACTTGTCTGGATGTGGGGAGCTGCTCTTTTTGGAATGGCTACCAAATATGGGGAAGCCATTCTTGCGATTAAATATCGGGAGACCGATGAGTTGGGTGAAATGTGTGGTGGACCCATGTATTACATCCGGAAAGGGATGAAATGGAAGTGGCTTGCAGCAGTATTTGCCATTCTTGGCGCTATTACAGCGATAGGAACAGGGAATATGGTTCAGGCAAACTCCGTTTCGCTAGCCCTTCAGGACCTGTTTGATCTCAGCCCAATTTGGTCAGGCCTTGGCCTTATGGTTCTCGTTGGGGCTGCGTTGATTGGGGGAATTAAAAGTATCGGGAAAGTTGCAGGAATCCTAGTTCCTGCGATGGCAGCCTTTTATATTCTTGGAGGGATCATCATTATTATTCTGAAGATTGAAGCGATTCCTTCAGCGTTTGGTCTAATTTTTCGATCGGCATTCCAAGGTCAGGCAGCGGTAGGAGGTTTTGCTGGTGCGACAGTCATGATGGCAATACAAATAGGGATTTCCCGTGGAGTCTTCTCAAGTGAAGCAGGTCTGGGAAGTTCTCCAATTGCCGCAGCGGCAGCAAAAACAGATACTCCCGGAAGACAAGCGCTTGTTTCTATGTGTAGTGTTTTTATCACAACGGGGATCGTCTGTACGATTACCGGTCTTGTTATTGCTGTTTCAGGTGTTCTTGGCGAGATAGGTCCTGATGGAAAGATGCTTGATGGTTCTGCGATGGCTCTGAGAGCTTTTGATAGTATCATTCCCTACGGGGGGCTTATCGTCACTATTGCTCTGATTCCCTTTGCTTACTCCACAATACTTGGGTGGGCATATTATGGGGAAAAATGTCTTGAGTATCTTTTTGGGTATCGAGTGACAAAGCTATACCGCGTTATTTATACCTTAGTTGTTGTTCCAGGCGCCATTCTTGGTCTGAAACTCATTTGGGGGTTTGCAAATATGATGAACGGTCTTATGGCATTTCCTAACTTGATTGCCCTCTTTGTTTTGGCTGGGGTCATTGCTAAGGAAACACGCTTCTTTGAACATTTACTAAAAAAAGAAAGGCAAGAACGTGCCCTCAAAAAGAAGCAGCGTCGTCTTAATAACTAGCTCACTTACCCTTCGCCCTCTCGTTAACGGTGATTAGAAAGAGTTAATGAGAATCTTTTCTGATCCTGTTGCTAGGGCGTGTCCCTAAACTTCCTTTCCAGGATTTGGCCCACCTTTCCCCATCTGTATTTGTGTTCGACCTCAACAACTTTACCAAGTTGCTATCAATCTTTACACGCCAACAGATGAGAAAATCTAGGCACAACTCCTTGGAGAGGACTTCAGGGACACACCCTATGCATTTCTATGAGCAGACAAAGACAATTGAAGAAGCAAATCAATGGGTTTCTAAGGTGAAAGCACTCTACCGAGAGAGAAAAATAGGTTTTTTTGTTTGCGAGTTTAAGGAAACAGGAGAGTTTGTAGGAATTTGTGGCCTTTGGACAGCATGAGCTCTCTCATTGCATTTTTGTATGTCTAAACAATCTAGCCTCACAGTGAGATGGCAGAGCTCCGATCGACGGTCGATTCTTATTGGAGAGCAGGATCAAAGCCCTGATAACTTAGTTTCTGAAGCGCTCAATTTTTCTTGTGTTTCTTTGAGCGAGGCTTTTGTTTTTTCGACAAGCTCAGATGGGGCTCTTTCAACAAAGTTAGGATTTGCAAGCTGCTTTTCAAGAGACGTGATTTGTCCCTTCAGCTTTTCTTGCTCCTTTTTGAGGCGTTCTTTTTCTTTTTCAATAAGCTCACGTGGAAGAGGAATAGTAATCTTTACCTCTTTGACGAGCGCTGAAGAGGTGAATCCTGAAGGTTTTTCTGCTGGATTAAAGGAAAGCATGTTGACACGGACTAAAGAAGAAATGATGGCACGATGGGGCTCGATATCTTGAGTTTTTCCTTCTAAGATGACGTCGGTTGCAGCTGATGGGGGGAGTTGCATTTCGGCCCGGATATTACGGATGGCGTAGACAATTTCATTGAGAAAATCAAAGGACTTTTCAATGTCTGGGTTGATTGCCTTTTTATCAATGACTTTTGGGTAGGGGGCGCTGATGCAGGCTGGAGACCTTAAGGCTTTAATGGCTTCTGCTGTGTAGGGGTCAGTTTTTGACTCTTTGAGATGAGGAAAATGTTCTTTTAATTTTTGAAAGATCTCCTCGGTAATAAAAGGAGCGATGGGGTGCATCAAACGGATTGCAGCAAGCAGGACAATGGTTAACACCCGTTGTTTGTTGATGGTGTCTCCGCCCTTTCCAAAAAGGGTGGGTTTGGCCATTTCCACGTAGTAAGCACAAAATTCATCCCAGAAAAAGGTATAAGAGCGCATTGCCGCTCGATCAAAGTGGTATCCTTCAAGATGGGTGTTCATTTCTTCAATAGTGCGATTCAGAATGGAAAGGATCCATTCATCATCCAATGTCAATGGACCTAACCCTTTCTCAAAATCTTCAGAAGAAAGTTTTAGATTCATGAGGACAAAGCGGGAGCCATTCCACACTTTGTTCGTGAAATTCTTGAACTCTTCAAAGCGGCGGCGATCAAGATCGATTTGAGGGGAATGGGTGGCACTTGCAGCAAGAGCCATGCGCATTGCATCTGCTCCATAGGTGTTGATAATCTCAATAGGATCGATCACATTCCCCTTTGATTTTGACATTTTCTCCCACTTAGAAAAAACGTCTTTTTCTGTCTCGGCCTCTTTTTCTGAGAGGTAGGTGATCCCACCATTTTTGCTTTCTTTCCAGAAAGATTTTCCAAAGATGAGTCCTTGTAGAGAGGTCTCTGCAAAAGGAACTTCTCCAGTGATGTATTCTCCCATCATGATCATCCGAGCTACCCAGAAAAAGAGAATGTCATGTCCTGTAATCAGTGTTGTATTGGGGTAAAACTTTTTCAATTCATTTGTCTTGTGAGGCCAACCAAGAGAGCTAAAGGGCCAAAGAGATGATGAAAACCACGTATCTAGCACATCGGGATCTTGAGTCCAACCTTTGGGATCCTTTTCAACTTCAGGAGGTTTACCTTCTCCCTCATAGCAAAGGATTTTGCCGGATTCATGATACCAAATAGGAATGCGGTGGCCCCACCAAAGTTGTCTTGAAATGCACCAGTCGCGGAGGTTATTGATCCAATGGAAGTAGGTGTTTTCCCAGTTTTTGGGGATAATTTTGACTTTGCCAGATTTTACAGCATCGATCAGTTTTTCCTTAAAGGGCTCCATCTTGATGAACCACTGTTTTGATAGGAAGGGCTCGATGATTGCCTTTGAGCGGTAAGAGACACCCACTCTATGGGTGTAGGGAACGACTTTATCTAGGTGTCCGAGCTCTTCCATCCGTTTGACGATGTGACGACGAGTCTCTTCCATTGAGAGTCCCTCATACTCTAACCCATTTTCATTGAGAGTTCCATTAGGATTCAAAATGTTAATCAAAGGAAGGTCGTGTCTTTTCCCCAGTTCCCAGTCATTAGGATCATGCGCAGGGGTGATTTTGACCACTCCAGTTCCGAATTCTGCATCAACGTAGTTATCAGCAACAATCGGAAGTTTCCGACCCACAATTGGTAGAATCACATTTTTTCCAACAAGTGCTTGATAACGTTTGTCTTTTGGAGAGACAGCAACAGCAACATCTCCTAGCATTGTTTCAGGGCGCGTGGTGGCAATGGTTAACTCTCCACTCCCGTCCTCTAGGGGATAGCGAAAATGCCACAGCTTGGTCTCTTTCTCTTCGTATTCGACTTCGTCATCAGCAAGAGCAGTTTCGGTTACAGGATCCCAATTTACCAGGTAATCTCCCCGGTAGATGAGCCCTTCGTCAAACATCTTCTTAAAGAGGGTGCGGACAGCAAAATTTGCATCTTCATCCATGGTGAATCGTTTGCGCATCCAATCGCATGAGCAGCCCAGTTTTTTTAACTGGTCAGTGATCCGGCCTTCTGATTTTTCTTTCCATTTCCAGACATGCCCTAAAAATTCCTCGCGATCGAAGTCGGAGCGTCTTTTTCCTGTCTTGGCAATGAGGTTTTTTTCGACGACTGTTTGTGTTGAAATTCCTGCATGATCGAGACCTGGGACCCAGAAGGACTCGTATCCAAGCATTCTTTTCCAACGAATCATGACGTCTTGGAGGGAGTTAATAAGAGCATGTCCCATATGGAGCATCCCCGTCACATTAGGGGGAGGCATCACGATGCAGTAGGGCTTCTTATCGGAAAGAGGGTCGACATGAAAGAACCCTTTTCTTTCCCAAAAGTAGTACCATTTTTCTTCAACTAAATTGGGGCTATACGCCTTCGGGAGCTCTTCATCCATAGGCAACAATTATATCTTGGATCCTTTGTGAAATCCAGAAAAATCTGTTTTTCTTTTTAGATGAAATTGAGGGGGATCGCAGCTTTGGTGAACTCTTTGTCGATGAGAGCTTCATACTGAGCGGCTTTGCGAGGTTTATCAAGGCATGTGTAGTATAGGGTGAGTTGGCGGTAGAGCTGCAGTTTTTCCCAGAGGAAAGATTGATTAAACCAAGGCCCTTTAATATCGATATGCCCTTTGAGGAAATGTGCAAGGAGTGAGGGAGTCGAAGGGAAGGTTGCTTCTAGAAGGGGATCGAAGTGCTTAAGGGCGATATCTTCTCCTTTTGACTGGGCTAAATGGCACCCTTCTAAGATGAAATAAACCGAAGACTGGTTGTTTATAGGCTTTTTTTCGAGAAGTTTTTCGACTGCCCGGTTTTTCCCAGATAGGAGGAGAGCCCAGATGTGCTGGACATTAAACCTGGAATCCTTATCGAAATATGGAAGAAGCTTTGGAGCTCCCTCAATTGTGAGACCTTGATCGAAAAGGGCAGCAACAAGCTGCTTATTTCCCTTGGCTTGGAGTCGATCGAGTTTTTGAGTAAGAGTTGTTCCTTCATCAATGGCTATCTCAAAGGATTCCTTCAAGGCGCCAAAATCTTCATTGCGGTACTTGACAGATAGGATAAAGTCCATAAGTTTAGGATACCGAAGCTCAAAAAGAGCTAAGAGACCATTTTGAAGAAGAATCTCTCGATGCTTATATTCCTTGGGAATAGCTTGAACGAGCTCATAAAGGATATTGGGGCGTGCTAACCAAAAGGTGAGTTGAATAGAGAGTTGAAGGTGTTCTTCATTTTCGTCAGAAAAATTTGAGGGGGTAGTGATAAAAGGAAGATCTTCCCAACTTACTGTAAGGTTTTTGGTTAGGCGGTTGGTTTCTTTTAAGTTGTAAATTTTGGGAATGTGACGAAACGTTAGCAGGGTATATGCGTAAGCTCCGATCCGATCTTTTTGAGCCGTTTCATGCAGGCGAAAAAGGATATGTTCATCTAAGACGTAGCGGAGTGGGTGCTTGGGGAATTTTCTTACTCCGAGCTCTAAACATTTAAGCTCTTCCTCCAAATTATTTTCAGCCTGATAGACAAGGGCTTTTCCTAGGTACTCAATCGGAGCTCCAGGGCTTTGGTGAAGGGTTTCAAATTCGTCGAGGGCCTTTTGAAAATACTCTTTAGACTTGCTCTTGTTGTCCTGAGCTTGTCTGATCAATGCATATCCTGCACGAAATACCGCCTCTCTTCCCTCAGGGCGTCCTTTAAACGAGCTTGCAATTCGTCTGTACTCTGTAATTGCTCGATCGAAATCCTTATTCAAAAGGAAGGCATCGGGGACAGCAAGGCAATTAACGAGGACATTTTGACTTCCTGAGGAGAGTTGAATAGGGGAGATTTCAAATTCGACATCTTTTGACACAATTCCAAAGTGGCCACCCACAAGTGGAGTGTGGCTCATATAAACCATTTTCTGCACGTCGTTAATAAGAAGTCGAACAAAGCTATCTTGCCTTTCCACTGCAATATTATAAGCTTCTCCAGGTTCCAAGAAAACATCGTCAACGCGGGTGACTTCAACATTGTCACGGAAAAGTTTACATCCTGGGGCTTCCTTTGAACCAATCCATACGAGAAATCCTTTTTGCAAACTTTCTCGATGACTATCATCGGGGATACATAACATGATACCAATGCCTCCGTTATTTTCTAGTGGACGGACAAGGGCTTGGACTTGGATGTTTCCTGAGTAAGATTCTTTTGAAAGCATGATCAAGACCCATTCCATTAGTCCTGCATAACGGGAAATTGCCATTTGTTTTGTTAACATGACACTCTCTTGGAATTCCCAGTCTATGGCTCGGTTGATGTCAAGTTGTTGCATGGGGATCCAGTCTGGACGCCCCTGAATATAACGCTGTACTTCTGTGATGATTTCTTTTACTGAGTCATAACGTTGTTTAGGGTCGGGGTGGAGACTCTTGAGAGTAATACGTGTGAGTTGTTGAGTGATTTCTCGAAAGGGAGCGACTTCTTGAGGGTCGATAGGGGGCTCAAATCCGTTGTCTCGAAGTTGTTGTCGCCATTCCTTGAGCTCTCGAGGGCGCCTATAGGGAAGTTGTAAAGTTAGCATAAAATGAAGGATGACTCCAAGGGAATAGATATCACTTTTGATGGTTGCAGGTTGACGGAATGCCCGTTCAGGGGACATATAGTCGATTGTTCCAGCTGCGGCTCGGATATTGGATTGGTCTTTTCCTGGAGTATCGCCTTCTTCATCTTCCACTTCATCGACATTGACGATCTCAGTGGCTACTCCCCAATCAAGAATGGTGACTTCGTTATACTCTCCGACGATGATGTTTTCAGGTTTGAGGTCCCGGTGAAGGAAGCCTTTTGAATGAGTGTGTTCAATTGCCTGACAAATATTGAGGAAGGCCAGCATTAAAGAGGGAATCGATCCTCCCATGATATGAGGAGGGAGGCCATTGTCATTGGCCATTCGTGTTTTAATGAGGATCATTCGAAGTGTGTCACCCTGAAGGTAGGGCATCGTATAGTAGAGGTTATCCTCATTTTCATGGAGGTCATAGATTGGAACAATCGTTGGGTGTGCTAGCTGTGCTGCAATTTGCACTTCTTTTTTGAATCGATTGCATGCCTTTTTTTTAGTCTTTCGTTTAGGCGTAATTCTTTTGAGAGCAACCTGACGACCACAGATAGGATCATCGGCAAGAAAGACTTCACCCATCCCCCCCATCCCAATCAATTTTAGGATCGTGTATCGTCCAATCTGAAAGGGGTATTCATACACAGGGACTTCATCTTCGTCTTTCG
The window above is part of the Candidatus Neptunochlamydia sp. REUL1 genome. Proteins encoded here:
- a CDS encoding alanine/glycine:cation symporter family protein, translated to MEKLQRIIDILNDWIWGPPLLVLLVLAGIYLTIRTRALQFRYLIYAHKLAFSRHDDDAQGDISHFQALMTALAATIGIGSITGVATAIAIGGMGALVWMWGAALFGMATKYGEAILAIKYRETDELGEMCGGPMYYIRKGMKWKWLAAVFAILGAITAIGTGNMVQANSVSLALQDLFDLSPIWSGLGLMVLVGAALIGGIKSIGKVAGILVPAMAAFYILGGIIIIILKIEAIPSAFGLIFRSAFQGQAAVGGFAGATVMMAIQIGISRGVFSSEAGLGSSPIAAAAAKTDTPGRQALVSMCSVFITTGIVCTITGLVIAVSGVLGEIGPDGKMLDGSAMALRAFDSIIPYGGLIVTIALIPFAYSTILGWAYYGEKCLEYLFGYRVTKLYRVIYTLVVVPGAILGLKLIWGFANMMNGLMAFPNLIALFVLAGVIAKETRFFEHLLKKERQERALKKKQRRLNN
- a CDS encoding 3-deoxy-7-phosphoheptulonate synthase — protein: MSFLTPLPTPETIHSSLPLDTKGKRSVSELRRTAEHIISGEDDRLIVIAGPCSIHDVDIAIEYATRFKELSNKVNERIFLIMRVFLEKPRTQFGWKGFLYDPLLDGSYEIEKGLFASRELLLKLTEMEIPIATEFLDPALTPYNEDLVTWGVIGARTSTSQIHRQMASHLPMPMGFKNETDGNLDNAICGALAARHPQASVGINAKGQICSLKTSGNPHTHLVLRGSQNAPNYDHLAISEAIHKQRLYGLNSRLMIDCAHGNSQKDPKKQQLAFCSMLEQIGEGNHLIMGMMLESHLQGGNALSITDPCLDWKTTEELILWAYQSLPTHHLIR
- a CDS encoding protein kinase domain-containing protein, whose translation is MERKEKPKDEDEVPVYEYPFQIGRYTILKLIGMGGMGEVFLADDPICGRQVALKRITPKRKTKKKACNRFKKEVQIAAQLAHPTIVPIYDLHENEDNLYYTMPYLQGDTLRMILIKTRMANDNGLPPHIMGGSIPSLMLAFLNICQAIEHTHSKGFLHRDLKPENIIVGEYNEVTILDWGVATEIVNVDEVEDEEGDTPGKDQSNIRAAAGTIDYMSPERAFRQPATIKSDIYSLGVILHFMLTLQLPYRRPRELKEWRQQLRDNGFEPPIDPQEVAPFREITQQLTRITLKSLHPDPKQRYDSVKEIITEVQRYIQGRPDWIPMQQLDINRAIDWEFQESVMLTKQMAISRYAGLMEWVLIMLSKESYSGNIQVQALVRPLENNGGIGIMLCIPDDSHRESLQKGFLVWIGSKEAPGCKLFRDNVEVTRVDDVFLEPGEAYNIAVERQDSFVRLLINDVQKMVYMSHTPLVGGHFGIVSKDVEFEISPIQLSSGSQNVLVNCLAVPDAFLLNKDFDRAITEYRRIASSFKGRPEGREAVFRAGYALIRQAQDNKSKSKEYFQKALDEFETLHQSPGAPIEYLGKALVYQAENNLEEELKCLELGVRKFPKHPLRYVLDEHILFRLHETAQKDRIGAYAYTLLTFRHIPKIYNLKETNRLTKNLTVSWEDLPFITTPSNFSDENEEHLQLSIQLTFWLARPNILYELVQAIPKEYKHREILLQNGLLALFELRYPKLMDFILSVKYRNEDFGALKESFEIAIDEGTTLTQKLDRLQAKGNKQLVAALFDQGLTIEGAPKLLPYFDKDSRFNVQHIWALLLSGKNRAVEKLLEKKPINNQSSVYFILEGCHLAQSKGEDIALKHFDPLLEATFPSTPSLLAHFLKGHIDIKGPWFNQSFLWEKLQLYRQLTLYYTCLDKPRKAAQYEALIDKEFTKAAIPLNFI
- a CDS encoding valine--tRNA ligase; translated protein: MDEELPKAYSPNLVEEKWYYFWERKGFFHVDPLSDKKPYCIVMPPPNVTGMLHMGHALINSLQDVMIRWKRMLGYESFWVPGLDHAGISTQTVVEKNLIAKTGKRRSDFDREEFLGHVWKWKEKSEGRITDQLKKLGCSCDWMRKRFTMDEDANFAVRTLFKKMFDEGLIYRGDYLVNWDPVTETALADDEVEYEEKETKLWHFRYPLEDGSGELTIATTRPETMLGDVAVAVSPKDKRYQALVGKNVILPIVGRKLPIVADNYVDAEFGTGVVKITPAHDPNDWELGKRHDLPLINILNPNGTLNENGLEYEGLSMEETRRHIVKRMEELGHLDKVVPYTHRVGVSYRSKAIIEPFLSKQWFIKMEPFKEKLIDAVKSGKVKIIPKNWENTYFHWINNLRDWCISRQLWWGHRIPIWYHESGKILCYEGEGKPPEVEKDPKGWTQDPDVLDTWFSSSLWPFSSLGWPHKTNELKKFYPNTTLITGHDILFFWVARMIMMGEYITGEVPFAETSLQGLIFGKSFWKESKNGGITYLSEKEAETEKDVFSKWEKMSKSKGNVIDPIEIINTYGADAMRMALAASATHSPQIDLDRRRFEEFKNFTNKVWNGSRFVLMNLKLSSEDFEKGLGPLTLDDEWILSILNRTIEEMNTHLEGYHFDRAAMRSYTFFWDEFCAYYVEMAKPTLFGKGGDTINKQRVLTIVLLAAIRLMHPIAPFITEEIFQKLKEHFPHLKESKTDPYTAEAIKALRSPACISAPYPKVIDKKAINPDIEKSFDFLNEIVYAIRNIRAEMQLPPSAATDVILEGKTQDIEPHRAIISSLVRVNMLSFNPAEKPSGFTSSALVKEVKITIPLPRELIEKEKERLKKEQEKLKGQITSLEKQLANPNFVERAPSELVEKTKASLKETQEKLSASETKLSGL
- a CDS encoding GNAT family N-acetyltransferase → MHFYEQTKTIEEANQWVSKVKALYRERKIGFFVCEFKETGEFVGICGLWTA